DNA from Drosophila busckii strain San Diego stock center, stock number 13000-0081.31 chromosome 2R, ASM1175060v1, whole genome shotgun sequence:
tattttttatgtacgAATAGCCAAGCcatttgaatttctttatGTTTGATTACAGTTTACACATTTGTTATAACtaaattgattgcatttaaatggttttgtttacatgtgtatatatatattttgctaagaatctctttatatttaaataattcgtTTTTAATTGAgacttttcttttatatttattatatcgTTTTACTTTCAGATCCATTAATAAGGCGCATTCCAAAGTTGTTCTAGCCGAACTCAATCTAGAATCTATAGgtattgtaattaaaacagAATTAGATATTTAAGATACAGTACAAACACtcgataagcaacaaattaaaaaaaaaacactagcTAGAGAGCAAGAGATTAGGCGAACAAACAATTACAGCCAAAACAATgggaaaacaattaaatggaAAAGCGGCAGAGAGTATAGAGAGATGTGTGGCTAAGCTGTAAGCGGAACAATTAACACATGCACCAATTTATACATTGAGATATacaggagagagagagactgttGCTCTACGGGCGtaacaactaaacaaaactaaatataagcTTTAATATCTAACCAAAACCCAGCAGCCCGTGGCATCGTCACGTCTATAATAGCGGGGTCGATTATCCCTAAAGACGGTAACAGCGGGAAACTGGTTCTCCTGTATGAATCTTATTGTGGCACGCATCTGCGAAAAGGCAAGAGTTAAATAGAGCAACACAAAAGTTTATACGTTAGGCTAACCTGTGGCGCAAAGTGCGACGGCTCTACATCCGGACTGGAGGACAAGTGCCGCAGCAGAAACTCATCCGTTTGCGATAGCCATAAATCAGCGCCACGCAAGGGGTCATAGTTAAACGGGCCAATGCGCAGCATGCCCAGCGCGGAGTCATAGACATCAAGCACCtgtaagcagcaacagcaattagcACTAAGCATGGTCATGAGTTGGGTTTAACTTACGGTCTGTGAGCCCATAAAGATGCGCGCATCGCGCAATTGTCGATCGGGTCCTCGATCAGCAAACGAGGCCGGAAATATTTCGCCAGTCTTGATGTTGACGCCCACGCCATAGATGATGGGACAATTAATCTCACCGCGCAGCATTGTGTTAAGCTCGCCCACGCAGGCCTGCGTCAAGTCAATCTCAAGGTGATGCTTGTGGAATGATtctgcaagcagcagcaacaaatgcaattaattttaatgccatttaataataatgtgcaGCTCAGCTTACGCATAATGCTGTAAAAAACATCCTCGCCATAGCCCTGCGAGTCCCTGTATCCGCCAATTAGCTGCAACTCAATGCGACCCTCTGGGTAACCCAAGGCGAGCTCCTGCACGCGCGACATCATGGTGCATACCGCCTCGTCCACGCCGCTGCCATCGAAATgcgccaaagcaacagcaccAGAACCTATAAGAGAAAACCATTAGCTCAAATATTGCAATTGGAGTAGTAACTGCTCTCCAGCTTACCTGAGTGCcgtacaacaacaataatacagGTGGTGGCATCGTCGGCGCCAATAATGTTTATGTTCTTGTCGTGCGGCGCCGCAGCGGCCATTTCACGTTGCCCAACATAGAGCAGACCCACAGGACCCACCGACTTGGCCTGTATGGAGTGCAGCTGCTGTGCATAATCTCTGTACACCGGATGCTGCAAGAACAGCGTATTTGTGTCCATGGGGCAGTCATCCTGCAGCACACCGTTTAGCACCAGCACCATCTTGGGCGTTggacttttgctttgctctcagactctgctgctgctgctgcttgtaacTTGCCTTGGTTTCAATCTAAAGACGAGTAGCCAactgcaagagagagagagagagaatccagttttaagcataaaattcaatttatgttgctgtgGTGTCTGCCTGCTtgttaaataaagcaaaagatcGCATTGCTCATAAATTTCTCGCAgcatgctaaataaaaatgtcataCCTTTGTATTTTGTATCGCCTACAGATatcatatatattgtatattgaaCACCACTGACATATATATGGTTTGACTGAAAATTGGTTCTGCTTCTGACTTGGGAGTGGACTGGACCGGACCGGACCGACTGTAAatctaataaaaacaatatgctGCAGGCCATTCGAAGTTCATCAATTAAAAGCGTGGCGGCGTCAATTGCCTGGCCACAC
Protein-coding regions in this window:
- the LOC108597762 gene encoding protein N-terminal asparagine amidohydrolase isoform X2, encoding MVLVLNGVLQDDCPMDTNTLFLQHPVYRDYAQQLHSIQAKSVGPVGLLYVGQREMAAAAPHDKNINIIGADDATTCIIVVVRHSGSGAVALAHFDGSGVDEAVCTMMSRVQELALGYPEGRIELQLIGGYRDSQGYGEDVFYSIMQSFHKHHLEIDLTQACVGELNTMLRGEINCPIIYGVGVNIKTGEIFPASFADRGPDRQLRDARIFMGSQTVLDVYDSALGMLRIGPFNYDPLRGADLWLSQTDEFLLRHLSSSPDVEPSHFAPQMRATIRFIQENQFPAVTVFRDNRPRYYRRDDATGCWVLILD
- the LOC108597762 gene encoding protein N-terminal asparagine amidohydrolase isoform X1; this encodes MVLVLNGVLQDDCPMDTNTLFLQHPVYRDYAQQLHSIQAKSVGPVGLLYVGQREMAAAAPHDKNINIIGADDATTCIIVVVRHSGSGAVALAHFDGSGVDEAVCTMMSRVQELALGYPEGRIELQLIGGYRDSQGYGEDVFYSIMQSFHKHHLEIDLTQACVGELNTMLRGEINCPIIYGVGVNIKTGEIFPASFADRGPDRQLRDARIFMGSQTVLDVYDSALGMLRIGPFNYDPLRGADLWLSQTDEFLLRHLSSSPDVEPSHFAPQMRATIRFIQENQFPAVTVFRDNRPRYYRRDDATGCWVLVRY